In Juglans microcarpa x Juglans regia isolate MS1-56 chromosome 4S, Jm3101_v1.0, whole genome shotgun sequence, a single window of DNA contains:
- the LOC121262147 gene encoding ABC transporter G family member STR2-like, with product MAPAGDDDHRRETVIDIGKPVSFTGGLEFSSLTYTVTKKMNLEGGKSTRQVEVDLLNRITGYAPKGCITAVMGPSGAGKSTLLDGLAGRIASGSLKGRVSLDGMETSPGLIKRTSAYIMQDDKLFPMLTVYETLMYAADFRLGPISTADKQQRVEKLIEQLGLSSCQNTYIGDEGKRGVSGGERRRVSIGVDIIHGPSLLFLDEPTSGLDSTSAHSVIEKVHHIARSGSTVILTIHQPSSRIQLLLDHLIILARGQLMYQGSPKDVAHHLAQIGRKVPKGENSVEYLIDVIQQYDQSELGVEALAKFALTGLKPPPLVGEEISVSSVAPTSTPAQRSSHDQASEVISDQMGIIKAGKRQTNNVGQADYSYDHSLRSSYNSNSKSWSASDLGVLQVLRLTPSRTNQKVPISMSLSPRYYDQYSSEIIAGTPQSSDYTVNESDYLTPEDHAPMANNHLGPKFANSFFSETMILMHRNFKNIYRTPELFLSRLMVLTVMGIMMATMFKNPKPDLQGITNRISFFIFTVCLFFFSSNDAVPAFIQERFIFIRETSHNAYRASSYTIAGLITYLPFLALQAAVYAAIVWFALELRGPFIYFLIVLYVALLSTNSFVVFVSSVVPNYILGYAAVIAFTALFFLFCGYFLNSHDIPFYWKWMNKISTMTYPYEGLLMNQYQTDVSFGTNSNGEIVSGHNILDKLNILGGEQDKWAKVLIMLGWAVLYRVLFYLVLRFGSKSQRT from the exons ATGGCTCCTGCCGGTGATGACGATCATCGTCGTGAGACGGTGATCGACATAGGAAAGCCAGTTAGTTTCACGGGTGGGCTTGAATTTTCGAGCCTTACATATACAGTGacaaagaaaatgaatcttGAAGGAGGGAAGTCGACGAGGCAAGTTGAAGTAGACCTGCTGAACAGGATTACTGGGTATGCTCCAAAGGGTTGCATCACCGCAGTGATGGGTCCGAGTGGCGCAGGGAAATCTACCCTCTTGGATGGATTGGCTGGGAGAATAGCTTCTGGGAGTCTTAAGGGCAGGGTGTCCTTGGATGGCATGGAAACGAGCCCCGGGCTGATTAAAAGGACCTCTGCATATATTATGCAGGATGATAAACTGTTCCCAATGCTTACTGTGTATGAGACTTTGATGTATGCGGCTGATTTTCGGCTTGGTCCAATCTCAACTGCCGATAAGCAGCAGCGTGTGGAGAAGCTCATCGAGCAGCTTGGATTATCA TCATGTCAGAACACCTATATAGGTGATGAGGGGAAGAGAGGAGTGTCCGGTGGAGAGCGTCGGAGAGTGTCAATAGGGGTGGACATCATTCATGGACCATCATTACTATTCCTAGACGAGCCAACTTCAGGTCTAGACTCAACCAGTGCTCATAGCGTCATAGAAAAGGTGCACCATATTGCACGCTCAGGCAGTACTGTGATCCTCACAATCCACCAGCCCTCATCCAGGATCCAGCTCCTCCTCGACCACCTCATAATCCTTGCTCGTGGCCAGCTCATGTATCAAGGATCCCCTAAAGATGTTGCCCATCATTTAGCACAAATAGGAAGGAAAGTCCCCAAGGGAGAGAACTCCGTCGAGTACTTGATCGATGTGATTCAGCAGTATGATCAATCTGAACTCGGAGTTGAGGCGCTTGCTAAATTTGCGCTTACCGGTCTGAAGCCCCCGCCATTGGTAGGTGAGGAGATATCAGTTTCAAGTGTAGCACCAACGTCGACTCCGGCACAACGCAGCAGTCATGATCAGGCTTCAGAAGTGATCAGTGATCAGATGGGAATTATTAAGGCTGGAAAGCGGCAAACAAATAATGTTGGTCAAGCTGACTATTCTTATGATCACAGCTTGAGAAGCTCGTATAATAGTAATTCAAAGTCATGGAGTGCTAGCGACCTTGGAGTTCTTCAAGTACTGAGGCTTACTCCTTCCCGGACTAATCAGAAAGTGCCCATCTCCATGAG CTTATCCCCCAGATATTATGATCAATATTCGAGTGAAATCATAGCCGGGACACCTCAAAGCAGCGACTACACTGTCAATGAAAGCGACTATCTCACTCCCGAAGATCATGCTCCAATGGCAAACAACCATCTGGGCCCAAAGTTTGCTAATTCATTCTTCTCGGAGACTATGATACTCATGCACCGCAACTTCAAAAACATCTATCGTACACCTGAGCTTTTCCTCTCAAGACTAATGGTCCTCACCGTCATGGGTATCATGATGGCCACCATGTTCAAGAACCCTAAACCAGACTTGCAAGGAATCACAAACCGCATCAGCTTCTTCATCTTCACCGTCtgcctcttcttcttttcttccaacGATGCTGTCCCGGCCTTCATTCAAGAGCGTTTCATTTTCATCCGAGAGACTTCCCACAATGCATATAGAGCCTCGTCTTATACCATTGCAGGTCTCATTACTTACCTTCCTTTCCTTGCTCTTCAGGCAGCAGTCTATGCTGCTATTGTGTGGTTTGCTTTGGAACTTCGGGGACCTTTCATATATTTCTTGATCGTTCTCTACGTCGCCCTTCTCTCAACAAACTCGTTTGTGGTATTTGTGAGCTCGGTGGTGCCCAACTATATCTTGGGTTATGCTGCAGTCATTGCTTTCACTGcccttttcttcttgttctgtGGGTACTTCTTGAATAGCCATGACATTCCTTTTTACTGGAAGTGGATGAACAAGATTTCCACAATGACATATCCATATGAAGGGCTTTTGATGAACCAGTATCAGACGGATGTTTCTTTTGGAACCAACTCTAATGGAGAGATTGTGTCTGGTCATAACATTCTGGACAAGCTTAATATTCTAGGCGGTGAACAAGATAAATGGGCGAAAGTGCTCATAATGTTGGGTTGGGCTGTTCTATATAGGGTTTTGTTTTACTTGGTTCTACGTTTTGGGTCGAAGAGCCAGAGGACGTAG